A genomic stretch from Lentisphaerota bacterium includes:
- a CDS encoding cupin domain-containing protein, producing MTAGKAVSKAALLPAARTEVTVADWGALTWYASAKLGNSQHMTVGKCVIRPGLANPRHCHPNCEEVLVVLEGEIEHEIEGGRHVIMRDGDAITIPQGLLHNARNIGTDDAILLVVFSSARREVKGE from the coding sequence ATGACGGCAGGAAAGGCAGTGAGCAAAGCGGCCCTACTTCCAGCGGCAAGGACGGAAGTGACAGTGGCGGACTGGGGTGCCCTCACTTGGTATGCCAGCGCCAAACTCGGCAATTCTCAACACATGACCGTCGGCAAATGCGTGATCCGTCCGGGTTTGGCCAACCCCCGTCACTGTCATCCCAACTGCGAAGAAGTGCTGGTCGTGCTTGAGGGAGAGATTGAACATGAAATTGAAGGTGGCCGGCACGTCATAATGCGTGACGGCGACGCGATCACCATACCACAGGGATTGCTGCACAACGCTCGCAACATCGGTACAGATGATGCGATTCTACTTGTCGTTTTCTCGTCGGCGCGGCGAGAGGTAAAGGGCGAGTGA